A single window of Pseudanabaena sp. BC1403 DNA harbors:
- a CDS encoding DUF2281 domain-containing protein: MNMTQQELFKAFESLPTKTQRQALNFIAFLQQTYAPAIKPQKTEIDWTNDPFIGKWQERQDMDDCTTWVRNIRNNEWS, from the coding sequence ATGAATATGACACAACAAGAACTATTCAAAGCATTCGAGTCATTACCCACCAAAACCCAACGCCAAGCCCTAAACTTCATCGCCTTCTTGCAACAAACATACGCCCCAGCAATCAAACCACAAAAAACAGAAATTGACTGGACAAACGATCCTTTTATAGGTAAGTGGCAAGAGCGTCAAGATATGGACGACTGCACAACATGGGTACGCAATATTCGGAACAACGAGTGGTCATAA